The Lewinellaceae bacterium genome has a segment encoding these proteins:
- a CDS encoding aminopeptidase P N-terminal domain-containing protein, with the protein MKYEPINPQLFKINRERFMRKMLPDSIAIFNSNDLMPRNGDTYFPFRQNSDLFYLSGLDQEETILVLFPDTIKEGFDEVAFIKRTNEYIAQWEGHKYTKEEARQISGIEKIFWLDEMDPILNELILLSKRIFVNTNENDKFNSEVESRDLRFARKLRDRYPVHKYHRSQPIMKKLGMIKSSYEVEVMQKAINITASAYNRVLDFVRPGVMEYEVEAEITAEFIKNRANGHAYEPIIASGKNACVLHYIANNQECKDGDLLLMDFGAEYANYASDLTRTIPVNGQFSPRQAAVYNSVLKVMKEATSMLVPGATLDEFNKEVGKIMESELLDLKLIDKTDIKNQDPKWPAYKKYFMHGTSHHLGLDVHDLSNRYAPFLSGMVFTCEPGIYIPEEKIGVRIENDILITDFEPVDLMSHIPREVEEIETLMNAKVDMEL; encoded by the coding sequence TTCCATCGCCATTTTCAATTCCAATGATCTCATGCCGAGAAACGGAGATACTTATTTCCCTTTCCGTCAGAATTCCGACCTGTTTTATTTATCTGGGCTGGATCAGGAGGAAACGATCCTGGTTTTATTTCCTGACACCATTAAGGAAGGATTTGATGAGGTTGCTTTCATCAAGCGCACCAACGAATACATTGCCCAATGGGAAGGACATAAATACACCAAGGAGGAAGCCCGTCAGATTTCCGGTATTGAAAAAATATTCTGGCTGGATGAAATGGATCCTATTCTCAATGAGCTCATCCTGCTTTCCAAAAGGATATTTGTCAACACCAACGAAAATGACAAATTCAACTCAGAGGTGGAATCCCGTGACCTCAGGTTTGCCAGGAAACTCAGGGATCGATACCCTGTTCACAAATACCACCGCTCCCAGCCCATCATGAAAAAACTCGGCATGATAAAATCGAGTTATGAAGTGGAGGTGATGCAGAAGGCCATTAACATCACCGCGTCGGCCTACAACCGTGTGCTTGATTTCGTGCGCCCGGGTGTTATGGAATACGAGGTGGAAGCAGAAATCACGGCCGAATTTATTAAAAACCGTGCCAACGGCCACGCTTACGAACCCATTATCGCTTCCGGAAAAAATGCCTGCGTCCTTCATTACATTGCCAACAACCAGGAGTGTAAGGACGGTGACCTCTTACTTATGGATTTCGGTGCCGAATATGCCAATTACGCCTCTGATCTCACCAGGACCATTCCCGTCAACGGGCAATTTTCGCCGCGACAGGCAGCCGTTTATAACTCAGTACTCAAGGTGATGAAAGAAGCTACCAGTATGCTTGTCCCCGGTGCAACACTCGACGAATTCAATAAGGAAGTCGGCAAGATCATGGAAAGCGAACTGCTTGATCTGAAGCTCATCGACAAAACAGACATTAAAAACCAGGATCCTAAATGGCCTGCCTATAAAAAATATTTCATGCACGGCACTTCTCATCATTTAGGACTTGACGTGCACGATCTGTCCAATCGCTACGCTCCGTTCCTTTCCGGAATGGTATTTACCTGTGAGCCGGGTATTTACATCCCTGAAGAAAAAATTGGTGTCAGAATTGAAAATGACATCCTGATTACCGATTTCGAACCGGTGGACCTGATGTCCCATATTCCAAGAGAGGTGGAAGAAATAGAAACACTCATGAATGCAAAAGTGGATATGGAATTGTAG
- a CDS encoding T9SS type A sorting domain-containing protein gives MKKLLLLLVCTGWFFQCSDESMRSKTNEANSLKHHDVADYFYLQRSWPDGKLDFNAYDRAIKTAQAQRLEKNDLPGFDKPWVQRGPGNIGARINTIAVHPVNKQIIYVGFAVGGVFKTTDGGQTWFPVFDDNPYLAIGDITIDPTHPERVYVGTGDPSISGYPFLGDGVYKSENGGQTWEHLGLEAERIVSRIIVDPDHPANIYAACMGLPFERTPERGLYKSTNSGQSWTQILYVDEQAGIIDIAMDPFDPGILYAAAWDRIRNNQESVVDGPNAKIFKTTDGGLNWTELSGGLPGGDMGRIGLTVSPTQPNLVYALYVNTDSQLDNIYKSTNGGQTWQPIINWDDENLGLPTGILGGFGWYFSKVSLNPNNPDEIYILGVDLWKTEDGGTHWAEAAPPWWEYSVHADKHDLVFYGQDSILLATDGGLYLGTDQQTVWQDMENIPATQFYRVAYNPHKPDHYYGGAQDNGSSGGTSPEEDWERFFGGDGFQMRFHPLDTGIVFVETQNGNIAVTVDGLYSGWWDSGTYGIDDADRRNWDMPYIFSPQNPDVMYTGTYRVYKNTTGAFTSWEPISEGLTDSVTFGNNFHTISAIDQSPLAEGLVYVGTTDGNVKRTDNDGGQWLDISVGLPDRYITDIKASPQFLNRVYVSVSGYKYNDFDPHIFRSDDRGVSWYNIAGDLPDLAINDLYVLPGHMDSVIFAATDGGVFGTLNRGEQWHRLGNNMPVIPVYDLELNVARNELVAGTHARSIMSYNLDSLLVMPVINQITPLLVNESLHIYPSPARDEINIEIARMTPLEKFELRIINVRGEVVFENKNQSRQAIDVSALPGGLYFVSIEAGNKRWKGKFIKQ, from the coding sequence ATGAAAAAATTACTCTTACTACTAGTCTGCACAGGATGGTTTTTCCAATGCTCAGATGAATCAATGCGCTCCAAAACCAATGAGGCAAATAGCCTGAAACACCATGATGTTGCTGATTATTTCTACCTGCAGAGAAGCTGGCCGGATGGGAAGCTGGACTTCAACGCTTATGACCGGGCCATTAAAACCGCACAGGCACAAAGGCTTGAAAAAAATGACCTCCCGGGTTTTGATAAGCCCTGGGTGCAAAGAGGCCCTGGTAACATCGGCGCCAGGATCAATACCATCGCCGTGCATCCTGTCAACAAACAGATCATTTACGTAGGGTTTGCCGTGGGAGGGGTTTTTAAAACTACCGATGGCGGACAGACCTGGTTTCCCGTTTTTGATGACAATCCCTACCTTGCCATTGGAGATATAACCATTGATCCCACCCATCCGGAACGGGTTTACGTAGGAACAGGCGACCCCAGTATTTCAGGATATCCGTTTTTAGGCGATGGCGTTTACAAAAGTGAAAACGGCGGTCAGACCTGGGAGCACCTCGGTCTTGAAGCCGAAAGAATCGTATCCAGAATCATTGTCGACCCGGATCACCCCGCAAATATTTATGCAGCCTGCATGGGACTGCCCTTCGAACGCACCCCGGAGAGAGGACTCTACAAATCGACCAATAGCGGCCAAAGCTGGACTCAGATTTTATACGTTGACGAACAGGCAGGCATCATTGATATCGCCATGGATCCTTTTGATCCGGGAATCCTCTATGCGGCCGCCTGGGACAGGATACGAAACAACCAGGAATCGGTAGTGGACGGCCCCAACGCCAAAATCTTCAAGACGACTGATGGCGGATTGAACTGGACAGAGCTTTCTGGCGGTCTGCCGGGCGGGGACATGGGCAGGATAGGGTTGACCGTCTCCCCTACCCAACCGAATTTAGTTTACGCTTTATACGTCAATACCGACAGTCAACTGGACAATATTTATAAAAGCACAAATGGCGGGCAGACCTGGCAACCGATAATCAATTGGGACGATGAAAACCTCGGCCTTCCTACGGGTATTTTAGGCGGATTCGGGTGGTATTTCAGCAAGGTAAGCCTCAACCCAAACAACCCTGATGAAATATATATTTTAGGCGTTGACCTTTGGAAAACGGAAGATGGCGGTACCCACTGGGCCGAAGCAGCGCCCCCGTGGTGGGAATACAGTGTACATGCCGATAAGCATGATTTGGTGTTTTACGGCCAGGATTCCATTCTTTTGGCCACCGACGGTGGGCTTTACCTGGGCACCGACCAACAAACGGTCTGGCAGGACATGGAAAACATTCCAGCGACCCAATTTTACCGGGTGGCCTACAACCCTCACAAACCGGATCATTATTACGGCGGAGCCCAGGACAATGGCTCCTCTGGCGGAACCAGCCCTGAAGAGGACTGGGAACGATTTTTTGGCGGAGACGGCTTCCAGATGCGTTTTCATCCCCTGGATACGGGTATTGTTTTTGTGGAAACCCAAAATGGGAACATTGCCGTCACGGTTGACGGATTATATTCAGGATGGTGGGATTCGGGCACCTATGGTATCGATGATGCTGACCGGAGAAACTGGGACATGCCCTACATTTTTAGCCCTCAAAATCCCGATGTCATGTACACAGGAACCTACAGGGTGTATAAAAATACCACCGGAGCTTTTACTTCCTGGGAACCTATCAGCGAAGGCCTGACCGACAGTGTTACTTTTGGCAATAATTTCCACACCATAAGCGCTATTGATCAGTCGCCCCTGGCAGAAGGGTTGGTTTATGTAGGGACGACAGATGGTAATGTAAAAAGAACGGATAATGACGGCGGGCAATGGCTGGATATTTCGGTAGGATTACCCGATCGCTATATTACAGATATTAAAGCCTCTCCTCAATTTCTCAACCGGGTTTACGTAAGTGTCTCCGGTTATAAATACAACGATTTTGACCCGCACATCTTCCGATCCGATGATCGTGGTGTGAGCTGGTATAATATTGCAGGTGACCTGCCGGATCTTGCGATAAACGACCTTTACGTGCTGCCCGGCCACATGGATTCTGTGATTTTCGCCGCCACCGACGGCGGGGTTTTTGGCACCCTAAACAGAGGAGAACAGTGGCATCGCCTGGGGAACAATATGCCCGTTATTCCGGTTTATGACCTGGAACTCAACGTAGCCAGAAACGAACTGGTGGCCGGAACCCACGCCCGCTCCATTATGAGTTACAATCTTGATTCACTCCTGGTAATGCCGGTGATTAACCAGATAACTCCTCTCCTGGTCAATGAAAGCCTGCATATTTATCCTTCCCCGGCAAGGGACGAAATAAATATTGAAATAGCCCGAATGACTCCTTTGGAAAAATTTGAACTTCGTATTATCAATGTCAGAGGAGAAGTTGTTTTTGAAAACAAAAATCAGTCGCGACAAGCCATTGATGTAAGCGCTCTGCCTGGCGGACTTTATTTTGTGAGTATTGAAGCGGGCAACAAACGCTGGAAAGGAAAGTTTATAAAGCAATAA
- a CDS encoding DUF4097 family beta strand repeat protein, translating to MLNRNNQLHLVLIFFTFLGGLPLVGQTTLQVVTKSVEKRFDYQKGDEINIEGEKAEVSIESWKKQQIFIKIELIAKHEEKAVAEKDLPRITYEARRVKNKIYLRNYIREVEGQPRVQSKLAVKYTIYLPETCPVYLKNHFGTASISNLTNSLKVNSQFSKIDLVNIQGLIEVTTRFGDLIGERLNGRMSVNARRSDVMLSDIRGSYDIQAYYGLVKIYSDDDLLDLKIDAEKADVFLYSNNPSMFGYDLTSIQGKINLPKSFSVREVQNTQVLKQVEVRPMEQEYYQNITIRVSFGNITVAKKQ from the coding sequence ATGTTGAACAGAAATAATCAATTGCATTTAGTGCTCATATTCTTCACTTTCCTGGGAGGCTTGCCCTTGGTTGGTCAAACGACCCTGCAGGTCGTTACCAAGAGTGTGGAAAAACGCTTTGATTATCAAAAGGGAGATGAAATTAATATTGAAGGGGAAAAGGCAGAAGTGAGCATTGAAAGCTGGAAAAAACAGCAAATTTTTATAAAAATTGAATTGATCGCCAAGCATGAGGAAAAAGCGGTTGCGGAAAAAGATTTGCCCCGCATCACCTATGAAGCCCGGCGGGTTAAAAATAAAATTTATCTCAGGAATTACATCCGGGAAGTGGAAGGGCAGCCACGGGTTCAATCAAAACTGGCAGTGAAATACACCATTTACCTGCCTGAAACCTGCCCGGTTTATTTGAAGAATCACTTTGGAACGGCTTCTATCAGCAATTTGACCAACAGCCTGAAAGTGAACAGCCAGTTCAGCAAAATTGACCTGGTGAACATCCAGGGATTGATAGAAGTGACCACCCGATTTGGCGATCTCATCGGGGAAAGACTCAATGGCCGGATGAGCGTCAATGCCCGGAGATCCGATGTCATGTTGTCAGATATACGTGGGTCCTATGATATCCAGGCTTATTATGGATTGGTGAAGATTTATTCCGATGATGATCTGCTGGACCTCAAGATCGATGCTGAAAAGGCGGATGTTTTTCTTTATTCCAACAATCCTTCCATGTTTGGTTACGATCTCACTTCCATACAAGGGAAAATCAATTTACCAAAATCCTTTTCCGTAAGGGAAGTGCAGAACACCCAGGTACTCAAACAGGTTGAGGTGCGGCCCATGGAACAGGAGTATTACCAGAATATTACCATCCGGGTTTCTTTCGGGAATATTACGGTGGCGAAGAAGCAATAA
- a CDS encoding RNA polymerase sigma factor, whose amino-acid sequence MPLTIRMTEAELIEACIAEDRLAQKNLYHRYSKAMYNVAYRITGEFESANDVLQEAFVKVFRALPRFRQESTLGAWIKTIVVRTALTHIKKQRHTEPIDYRAEETTVDWGTSLDVEYLEKAIKALPEGYRAVFVLIEVEGYAHKEVADLLEISVGTSKSQLFYAKKRLRENIGKLMGE is encoded by the coding sequence ATGCCCTTAACTATTAGAATGACAGAAGCGGAACTAATTGAGGCCTGCATTGCGGAAGACCGTTTGGCACAAAAGAATTTGTATCATCGGTACAGCAAGGCAATGTATAACGTTGCCTACCGCATAACAGGCGAATTTGAGTCGGCAAATGATGTACTGCAGGAAGCTTTTGTCAAAGTCTTTCGCGCCCTGCCACGTTTCAGGCAGGAATCTACGCTCGGGGCCTGGATCAAAACCATTGTGGTCAGAACAGCCCTGACACACATCAAGAAACAACGACATACAGAACCTATTGATTACCGTGCTGAGGAAACTACTGTGGATTGGGGAACCAGTCTGGATGTGGAATACCTTGAAAAGGCCATAAAAGCCCTGCCGGAAGGGTATCGTGCTGTTTTTGTGCTGATCGAAGTGGAAGGTTATGCGCACAAGGAAGTGGCCGATCTATTGGAAATATCGGTGGGTACCTCAAAGTCTCAGTTGTTTTATGCAAAAAAAAGATTGAGGGAGAACATAGGAAAATTAATGGGTGAATAG
- a CDS encoding Smr/MutS family protein encodes MRLEPKDIYSSLEFDKVLELVAKRCLGWLGEEQVMAIAPMTDVETIERRLDEVNEYSIALSNNDHFPIHSYEDITSDLKMLSVENFVLPIEGLQRIHRVLSFMRGAFRFFNKGRQAAYPVMYDIIRKINFDQDLITAIDKVVDEEGNILPNASPELMRIKRMQISKQKELDRNFRIIINDFKKKGWLTDNVESFRNGRRVLSVPVEHKRKLRGIIHDESTTGKTAFIEPDGVIEINNDIFDLETEEKKEIYRILKELSQVLRPYAGHMHVYLEAMVHFDTIQAKSGVAVMMKANKPKILSKPHFGLVRAFHPLLYLKNKDLGKETIPFDMSLFPPNRILVLSGPNAGGKSITMKSAGLLQLMVQSGLLVPVSPESEMGIFQQIFADIGDQQSLEDDLSTYSSRLANARLFIEKANKQTLILIDEFGSGTDPKIGGAIAEAVLREINFQKVFGVITTHYSNLKIFAFKTIGLLNAAMAFDKDTLSPTYNLKIGRPGSSYAFEIAQKSGLDKKVLSYARHRAGENEKAVDDLLVDLQQEKKEAEDHIKSLEEKQKNLEKLIKNYDSLHRDLEFRRKKMKLETKENALQNAAQTNKEFERLVRELKEEKNLEKAKKMAAEIKEERHGLAKEVRQLQEEIYYQPPAAGTAKDREIVEGDFVKLKTGGATGVVESVDKKKAVVQIGDMRMMIHLRDLQQANEPMDIRSSRSVQTSTSNLSGGFDSKLDIRGMTIEEAMGVVEAFVDQALMSNAAHLRIVHGKGTGALRNVVRKKLREYNVPMNIGHPAHDAGGDGVTEVELM; translated from the coding sequence GTGAGGTTAGAACCAAAAGATATATATTCCAGTCTCGAATTTGACAAAGTACTCGAACTGGTAGCCAAAAGATGTTTGGGATGGCTCGGAGAAGAGCAGGTCATGGCGATTGCCCCGATGACTGACGTGGAAACGATCGAAAGAAGATTGGATGAGGTCAATGAATATAGTATTGCCTTGTCGAATAACGATCACTTTCCGATCCATTCCTATGAAGATATTACTTCAGACCTGAAAATGCTCAGCGTTGAAAACTTTGTCTTGCCGATTGAAGGGCTTCAGCGGATTCACAGGGTTTTGTCTTTTATGCGGGGGGCTTTCCGGTTTTTTAATAAAGGCAGACAGGCCGCTTACCCGGTGATGTACGATATTATCAGGAAGATCAATTTTGACCAGGACCTTATTACGGCCATCGATAAGGTGGTGGATGAAGAAGGCAATATCCTGCCCAATGCTTCTCCTGAGCTGATGCGTATTAAACGGATGCAAATTTCCAAACAAAAAGAACTGGACCGCAACTTCAGGATCATCATCAATGATTTCAAGAAAAAGGGTTGGCTGACGGATAATGTGGAAAGTTTCAGGAACGGCAGGAGGGTACTGAGTGTGCCGGTAGAGCATAAAAGAAAACTCCGAGGCATCATTCATGACGAGTCCACGACCGGTAAAACGGCATTTATCGAACCCGATGGCGTCATCGAGATCAACAACGATATCTTTGACCTGGAAACTGAAGAGAAAAAAGAAATTTACCGCATCCTGAAGGAATTGAGCCAGGTGCTCCGTCCTTATGCCGGTCATATGCACGTTTACCTGGAGGCCATGGTACACTTTGATACCATCCAGGCCAAGTCAGGAGTGGCTGTGATGATGAAGGCGAACAAACCAAAGATTCTCTCCAAACCTCACTTCGGGTTGGTCAGGGCTTTCCACCCTTTGCTTTACCTGAAAAATAAAGACCTCGGAAAGGAAACCATCCCTTTTGATATGTCTTTATTTCCGCCCAACCGGATCCTGGTGCTCAGCGGACCCAATGCGGGGGGCAAATCGATCACCATGAAATCTGCCGGGTTATTACAGTTAATGGTACAATCGGGCTTGCTTGTCCCGGTAAGTCCTGAATCAGAAATGGGCATTTTTCAACAAATTTTTGCCGATATCGGCGACCAGCAGTCGCTGGAAGATGATTTGAGTACCTATAGTTCCCGACTTGCCAATGCCCGGCTTTTTATTGAAAAAGCCAATAAACAAACCTTAATTCTCATCGATGAATTTGGTTCCGGCACCGATCCCAAGATAGGAGGAGCCATTGCAGAAGCGGTGCTCCGGGAGATCAATTTTCAAAAAGTATTCGGGGTCATCACCACCCACTATTCCAACCTCAAGATATTTGCTTTTAAAACGATTGGGTTGCTCAATGCAGCCATGGCTTTTGATAAAGATACCCTTTCTCCAACCTACAATCTAAAGATTGGCCGCCCCGGAAGTTCCTATGCTTTTGAGATTGCCCAAAAGAGCGGACTGGATAAAAAGGTTTTGAGTTATGCGCGGCACAGGGCCGGGGAAAATGAAAAAGCCGTGGATGACCTGCTGGTCGATCTGCAGCAGGAAAAAAAAGAAGCCGAGGATCACATTAAGAGCCTGGAAGAAAAGCAGAAAAATCTGGAAAAACTTATCAAAAATTATGATAGTCTCCACCGGGATCTGGAGTTTAGGCGTAAAAAGATGAAACTCGAAACCAAGGAAAATGCCCTGCAAAATGCGGCACAAACCAATAAAGAATTCGAACGCCTGGTCCGGGAATTAAAAGAAGAGAAGAACCTCGAAAAAGCCAAAAAAATGGCCGCAGAAATCAAGGAGGAACGCCACGGACTGGCCAAAGAAGTCAGACAACTCCAGGAGGAAATCTATTACCAGCCTCCGGCGGCCGGAACCGCCAAAGACCGTGAAATTGTGGAAGGCGATTTTGTAAAACTTAAAACAGGGGGAGCAACCGGCGTCGTTGAATCCGTTGATAAGAAAAAAGCGGTAGTCCAGATCGGGGATATGCGCATGATGATTCATCTCAGGGATCTGCAGCAAGCCAATGAACCGATGGATATCAGGTCTTCAAGAAGTGTGCAGACGTCTACCTCCAATCTTTCCGGGGGCTTTGACAGTAAACTGGATATCCGGGGCATGACCATAGAAGAAGCTATGGGGGTAGTGGAGGCTTTTGTAGACCAGGCACTCATGTCTAATGCGGCACACCTCAGGATAGTTCATGGAAAAGGAACGGGCGCCCTGAGAAACGTGGTACGAAAAAAACTAAGGGAATACAATGTTCCCATGAACATAGGCCACCCTGCTCACGATGCAGGCGGAGACGGCGTCACAGAGGTGGAATTGATGTAA
- the ubiE gene encoding bifunctional demethylmenaquinone methyltransferase/2-methoxy-6-polyprenyl-1,4-benzoquinol methylase UbiE has translation MAESVKPYSQEGSKKGQVSKMFNTIAPYYDFLNHLLSGGIDIIWRKKAIDYLKESKPKLLLDVATGTGDVAITAANRLHPDKITGVDISTKMLEIGRQKIAKKGLEKVITMEEGSAENLPYADNTFDAITVAFGVRNFEDLNKGLAEMNRVLKTGGTLVVLEFSQPRLFPFKQVFNMYFKYMLPLIGRITSKDPKAYQYLYESVQAFPAGNDFINYLQNNGYKSNKWIPLTLGICSIYLGKK, from the coding sequence ATGGCAGAATCTGTAAAACCATATTCACAAGAAGGCAGTAAGAAAGGGCAGGTATCCAAAATGTTCAATACTATTGCTCCTTACTATGACTTTCTGAACCATTTGCTTTCCGGTGGAATCGACATCATTTGGCGCAAAAAAGCCATTGACTATCTGAAAGAAAGCAAACCCAAACTCCTCCTTGATGTGGCTACAGGAACCGGGGACGTGGCGATTACCGCTGCCAACAGATTGCATCCGGACAAGATCACGGGCGTGGATATTTCCACCAAAATGCTGGAGATTGGACGCCAGAAAATCGCCAAAAAAGGGCTGGAGAAAGTCATTACCATGGAAGAAGGCAGCGCAGAAAATTTACCTTACGCAGACAATACGTTTGATGCTATTACCGTTGCATTTGGTGTACGAAATTTCGAAGATCTGAACAAAGGTTTGGCAGAAATGAACAGGGTGCTGAAAACCGGGGGAACATTAGTGGTTTTGGAATTTTCACAACCCAGGCTTTTTCCGTTCAAACAGGTTTTTAACATGTACTTTAAATATATGCTGCCACTCATCGGCCGCATTACCTCGAAGGACCCAAAAGCATATCAGTATCTTTACGAATCAGTGCAGGCATTTCCTGCTGGAAATGACTTTATTAATTATTTACAGAACAACGGATATAAATCAAATAAATGGATACCGCTAACGCTCGGAATTTGCTCAATTTACCTGGGAAAAAAATAA
- a CDS encoding PorT family protein, whose product MDTANARNLLNLPGKKISLILILCVSMMPLFGQIGGKGNYNFYDFQQKHYYFGITLGLNSSSFIPFRSKDYIYSDSINVVESLSGPGFNLGIVTNLKIGQYFDFRFLPTLSFSERNLEYSRSSRVIPITQRKVESVFVEMPFQFRYKSAPYKDKRVFVIAGVKYTFDVASDARAKRNESIVKISPHDFALEYGAGIQFFFPYFIFSPEIKISHGLGNTLLFNPNLAESTVLEKVLARTFTISFHFEG is encoded by the coding sequence ATGGATACCGCTAACGCTCGGAATTTGCTCAATTTACCTGGGAAAAAAATAAGCCTGATCCTCATCTTATGTGTGTCGATGATGCCGCTTTTCGGTCAGATAGGCGGCAAGGGCAATTATAATTTCTATGATTTTCAGCAAAAACATTATTATTTTGGGATCACTCTTGGATTAAACTCTTCCAGTTTTATCCCTTTCAGATCGAAGGATTACATTTACAGCGACAGCATTAATGTGGTGGAATCGCTGAGCGGCCCCGGGTTCAACCTTGGCATTGTTACCAATCTGAAGATCGGTCAATACTTCGATTTCCGGTTTCTGCCTACCTTGTCTTTTTCTGAACGAAACCTCGAATATTCCAGGTCAAGCCGCGTGATTCCGATTACCCAGCGGAAAGTTGAATCTGTTTTTGTGGAGATGCCTTTTCAGTTCAGGTACAAATCCGCTCCTTATAAAGATAAACGGGTTTTCGTGATCGCCGGGGTAAAATATACTTTTGATGTGGCCAGCGACGCCCGGGCAAAAAGAAATGAATCTATCGTAAAGATCTCCCCGCATGACTTTGCCCTGGAGTACGGCGCGGGCATCCAGTTTTTCTTTCCTTATTTCATTTTTTCACCGGAGATCAAAATATCCCACGGTCTCGGCAATACGCTGCTCTTCAACCCGAATCTTGCAGAATCGACCGTGCTGGAAAAAGTATTGGCGCGAACGTTTACCATTTCCTTCCATTTTGAGGGGTAG
- a CDS encoding DUF479 domain-containing protein yields the protein MNYLAHMFLSFGNKDIITGNFLGDMISNQEVKTYPEGIRKGVFIHRKIDTFTDDHPDVLKGVRRLYERHSKYASVLIDIYYDYLLCINWDKYSDESLQSFADKIYAALMSNIDLMPERVQKRLLGMTQGNWLISYATLDGIQYAITRMTQRASKPELLEGAIDSLTTDLELLNEEFNRFFPEIIEHIKPEIPTK from the coding sequence ATGAATTATCTGGCACACATGTTTTTGTCCTTTGGCAATAAGGATATCATCACCGGGAATTTCCTGGGGGATATGATCTCCAACCAGGAAGTAAAAACCTATCCTGAAGGCATTCGAAAAGGTGTTTTTATCCACAGAAAGATCGATACTTTTACCGATGATCATCCCGATGTATTGAAAGGGGTGCGCCGGTTGTATGAGCGACACTCCAAATATGCTTCGGTCCTGATCGATATTTATTATGATTACCTGCTGTGTATCAATTGGGATAAATATTCCGATGAATCCCTGCAATCTTTTGCCGATAAAATTTATGCCGCCCTCATGAGCAATATTGATTTGATGCCGGAAAGGGTTCAAAAAAGATTGCTGGGCATGACTCAGGGCAACTGGCTGATCAGTTATGCCACACTCGACGGTATCCAATATGCCATTACGAGAATGACCCAACGGGCCAGCAAACCTGAATTACTCGAAGGAGCCATCGACAGTCTCACGACGGATTTGGAACTATTGAACGAAGAATTTAACCGGTTTTTTCCAGAGATCATCGAACACATCAAACCGGAAATCCCGACAAAGTAA
- a CDS encoding DUF4956 domain-containing protein, with product MTLLEKLQEKYIQEFSENIPLDEFLLNILITALLVALLRLFYIHYGNAIANRRRFAANFLPLALGTLLIIMIVKSSIALSLGLVGALSIVRFRAAIKEPEELTYLFIAIGLGLAGGANQPILAIVAFSVIIVLLFLGKKITRKTTSTRENRIFINIQTDIDDLDRISKILTDELTYVKLKRMDTLEKGLDLSFACQADSITQLSNVKKAIKALSDHTSLSIIDQPELFA from the coding sequence ATGACACTCCTTGAAAAGTTACAGGAAAAATATATTCAGGAATTTTCGGAGAATATTCCCCTCGATGAATTCCTCTTAAATATTCTGATCACCGCATTGCTCGTCGCCCTGCTGCGCCTGTTTTATATCCATTATGGCAATGCCATTGCCAACCGAAGGCGATTTGCCGCCAATTTTCTTCCGCTGGCCCTGGGTACTTTATTGATCATCATGATCGTCAAATCCTCCATCGCGCTTTCCCTGGGCCTTGTGGGTGCCTTGTCGATTGTCCGGTTCAGGGCCGCTATAAAGGAACCTGAGGAGCTGACTTATTTATTCATCGCTATTGGTTTGGGACTTGCCGGCGGTGCCAATCAGCCAATCCTCGCTATAGTAGCCTTCAGTGTGATCATCGTTCTGTTATTCCTTGGCAAAAAAATAACACGCAAGACCACTTCCACGAGAGAAAACCGGATTTTCATCAATATCCAAACCGATATCGATGACCTGGACAGGATATCAAAAATCCTGACGGATGAACTGACTTACGTAAAATTAAAGCGGATGGATACCCTGGAAAAAGGACTGGACCTCAGTTTTGCCTGCCAGGCAGATTCCATCACCCAGCTCAGCAATGTCAAAAAGGCCATAAAAGCTTTATCGGATCATACCAGCCTTTCCATAATTGATCAACCCGAATTATTTGCATGA